The window ATAATGGTGGTGAGATACAGATAACCATGTTCACAATCATGTTCACGGACGTGCTGTTCCAGAGAAGATGACAAACCGCCAGAGCGCATCCGGGCTCGGCTAGCACCATCGCGGGGCATACTGTGCAAGCCTGCGTCAGGTTAAAGCGTCCTGCTACTCTTCCGGAACCCCTACGCGTCCGTCACAGGCCAGCACATGCTCTCGCGGCAGCGCCGGCGTGTCGGGCCTCGGGCGCGCCATGGCCAGATGCGACGACTTCGGGGCGGCGCCCAGGGATGACGGTGGCACGGGCCGGCGGTTTCTCCACCGTCTTCTCGTTTCTAAATTCCGCATTACGGTGTAGGCTGGGGCAACCGGTCTCTGTTCCGCTACTTGAGAGGCTGCTCATCACTTCTGCATCATCCCTCCGAGCGGCGTACGGCGCTCATCGGAGACGCTCACCGCTCACGTAGCATCGCCGCCGGCACGTGGAGAGAGAACGTGACCAACAAATGGATACCGTGAGGGAATGGCATTGGCATTTGCAGTCGGTCGGCATTCGGCAATGGCTCCGCGAGGCAGCACGAGCACGCGTCGCGGGCTGGCGCTCGCCCGTTGCTAGATCCATGGATGGCGCGCACAGCGCCCGGCTGCCCGCTAACCAAGTCTCTGCCCGACGATCTTTCTGCCGCTTGTTCTGTTCTCAGACGCCAGCGAATCCTCGTCAGCTCTTTCGCGGCGTTTTGCGTCAGTATCAGCTCTTCATTCCTAAAAACCGCAGCTCTTCAGGAAAGAAATCGTGCGGTCTAGCAGTAGCAGTTGCCAAGTGAATTCTCTCTCTGATAGGAATGCATCCCTATTCCGAAAGCAAACCCTTTTTTGAAACACGTAAGCACAAATGCACTAGTGCACAGATCAAGATTCAAGAAGCTGTAAGCAGTAACTTTAGCAATCGAGCCCGTTTATCTGCGATTGATTATTGTTCATTCAGCGCAATCAACAACAGCCGCGGCCACCACATAGTACTAGATGGTCCATTTCATAGCTTCTAATATAGGATACTATAGATGTCATCCGCCCAGGCGCCGGTCTGCGTGTGGCGTATCAGATGTCAAGAGGAGGCGGCTTGCACAAGTACGAGCATCTGCAAGCCTTGCCAAGGCACTGCCCGTCGCCCTTTAGCTGGCTCAAGCATTTGCCGTGGCACGTCTTGACGTCGCAGCCGCCGGAGTAGAGGGTCTTCATGCATGAGTACTCCGGCGGGAGCTCGTCCAGGCCCgggcccggcgccggcgagtaCTCCAGCTGGAACTCGTCCGGGCCCaggcccggcgccggcgccggcgcccacgCCGTGCAGATCCCTGCAGGGAAAAATGCAGATCACGTTAGTGCAACGAACAGATGCTACTGCCGTGTGATGAAAGATCAGTGGCAAGAGAGAGCTACCCGTTGACAGTAGCACCATGGCAACTGCGAGGAACAGTGCTCCGTGGCAGGTCCTCATGCTCGATGTTCGTACGATGCCCGGCTACagatgcaattatttgattgtTTACTGTAGAGATAGGGACCGAGCGAGCGTATATGCATTCTGATGGGTTGTGGGGGCGGTTTTTATAGTGAACAAATTAAGTTCTGAACTTAATAACTCACCAATTTTTTATTCATTTTGTTTAGACGATCACTTGGAGTAACTGACAGCAAGATATGGGCAGCAGTACGTTATGCTTCTTGTACAGATACGAGCAAGTATAGCATAGTTTCAATGTCTGCCAAAGAAATTCATGATGTATATTTAGCCTACAAGTTACTCCATCCTGATTTGTACTACTAAAAATTAAGGAAGAGTAACTAGCATCGATTGACAACTGTAGAACATAGCAGAGGTCATGACAGGCAAACTGCATCTTAGACACAAGAAAGGGGTTCGGTAGGTCGAACTTTTGTGCTCTGGCAAATTCAGGTCTAGACTCTAGAAACAAAGGAACAAGTTATGCAGCACACTGAGCACAGTGTGCTAACCTAGCTGCACAATAACAAAAGAGCAAGTTATGTATTTAAGAACAACTTTTCTGTATTTGTGACTTGTGGGCATGACATCTGAATTATTCGGAGCAGGTGTTCATCATCTGCTCTTGCTTAGGCTAAGTGAAGCATGGTATTCCCGAATCAAAAGTACTGTTCTAATCTCCATTTTGTGGAATACTTGAGAACCGGGTAGTAGCCCAGTTGGTCGCACCCCTGGTAGAGTACCGGGTGGACTCTACCAGATGTCGAGATCGATGATCTCCTTCAGGTGTAGTAGAGTAGACTCGACGTTAAAATGAAGTTTGAGGAGTGGAGTAACTCCTTCCCTGTCCCTGTAAAACATCAAAATGTATGTTCCCCTTCAGAACTAATGTTCTGATGTAAATCCTGTAATTGTTTCTCTCTTTTGAAATAAAGTTCAGGCAGCCTGAGGGTGGCCGTACTGTAGTAACTACTTGAAACTGGAATTTCCCTGAAGGTGAACATACCCACACGGAATTACAAAAAAACcgacaggaaaaagaaaaaataatttcCGAACATACCCACATGGAATTACAAAAAACcgataggaaaaagaaaaaataatttcTCTATGTGTACACCGACAGGGAATAACCGCCAGAGATAAAACGGCAGAGAAATAACAATTTGCCCGTCGGTTTTTTATCCCTGAGGGTTTTTACAATTTCCTTGTCGGTGGACTTCCATCAGGGAAATTTGAAGTCCCCAGATCTAGACTTCATTTTCCTGTTGACAAAAACCCACAGGAAAATTATTAGCACACAGGGAAATTCCAAATGACTAGACCTGGCCATTATTTCCCTGTCGACCGAAACTCACACGAAAATAAATTGCAAAGACAGGGAAAAGTTCCGACAGGAAAATTCATTTGCAAGCAGCATTAATTCAAATAAAATCTGAGCAATTTACAGAACAGTGTATTCATGACAACTTGATCATACATATATGTCCAAATGTTTGGTAACAATACAATTCATAAGGATTTCCAATGCAGCAAGTAAACTTTCACCTTAAACCACTACCTTGAACTATTACAGCTACCAAGCGAACCAAAACCGCAGTTTAACAATCTACCACAAAAGCCTTGACGTGGCTGCTAGAATCATGGTTTGCTCGCTGCCGTGCCACCATCTATTCAAGTGCAAGATTCCAAGGCAGCATGAGAAGAACCAGTAACCTGCATGTGCATGGCTTAGATTAGTTGCTGCAGTTATTTATCCCTATTTGAACAATAGAAAACTGAATAGTATCACCACTTTCTTGCGTTGTAACTAACACTTTTGTAGCTGGAGTTTATGCTAATTGTCACAGTTAACAAAATTTTACAGAAGTTAACCCTAAAGTTTTTTGAACCTTTACTGGTTTCTGGGTTGGAAAAGGAGCTTATAAATAATTAATGGAAAGGCACATATACTCACAATTGATTAAGCAGCTGATAGACATTGTAGCACTGGCTCTGGTATTTCCTTCCATATGTCCCTATAATGTCCCTGCAAGTCATATATAATTCAGATTGATCATGCTATGAATTGTGGAATCATTTGGTTCTTGAATATTTGGTTTTATCACAGCATAGGACTTCACCTAAGACCTGTAGTTATTATCTTGCATTACGTGGACACATATATAAA is drawn from Panicum virgatum strain AP13 chromosome 1N, P.virgatum_v5, whole genome shotgun sequence and contains these coding sequences:
- the LOC120657351 gene encoding uncharacterized protein LOC120657351, with amino-acid sequence MNKKLPGIVRTSSMRTCHGALFLAVAMVLLSTGICTAWAPAPAPGLGPDEFQLEYSPAPGPGLDELPPEYSCMKTLYSGGCDVKTCHGKCLSQLKGDGQCLGKACRCSYLCKPPPLDI